The proteins below are encoded in one region of Caulobacter henricii:
- a CDS encoding biopolymer transporter ExbD gives MAAKLSGGGGDRFNVEQNSEINVTPFVDVMLVLLIIFMVAAPLASVTVEVNLPPAVAKQSETPPKPVYISIQESGKVYIGDFETTVDTMGQDLAKNIGRRDPTKERIYIRADEKTRYGAFMEVMNTLQDNGFYSVALIGREDN, from the coding sequence ATGGCCGCCAAACTCTCAGGCGGTGGGGGCGACAGGTTTAACGTCGAACAGAACAGCGAGATCAACGTTACGCCCTTCGTGGACGTTATGCTGGTTCTCCTGATCATCTTCATGGTGGCGGCTCCGCTCGCCTCCGTGACGGTCGAAGTAAACCTGCCGCCGGCGGTTGCGAAACAGTCGGAGACCCCGCCGAAGCCGGTCTACATCTCCATCCAGGAGTCGGGCAAAGTCTATATCGGCGACTTTGAAACGACTGTTGATACGATGGGGCAGGACCTCGCGAAGAACATCGGCAGACGCGATCCGACTAAGGAGCGTATCTACATCCGTGCTGACGAGAAGACTCGCTATGGAGCTTTCATGGAGGTGATGAACACCCTCCAGGATAACGGCTTCTACAGCGTGGCGCTCATCGGCCGGGAAGATAACTAG
- a CDS encoding energy transducer TonB, which translates to MAEQQTPEHRRYDPLTSDGPRRKKGLGAFGIATLVVVGLHAALFAYLAKQKFESVFKEYSDDAVDVELPPPPPPPPPPPPPPPPTNEPPPPPAVVQPRPPIAPPPDITPPPPLPIPPVEKRVEQTAPPVISAAPPVATPPPRASVITRPDWARKPSGDDMARYYPDRAQRMEVNGRATISCTVTAKGTLEGCSVVSENPADYGFGEAALRLSRLFRMKPKTVDGAPVDGGAITVPIVFQVPQ; encoded by the coding sequence ATGGCTGAACAACAAACGCCCGAGCATCGCCGCTACGATCCGCTCACCTCGGACGGGCCTCGACGGAAGAAGGGTCTTGGTGCCTTTGGTATCGCGACCCTAGTCGTGGTCGGCTTGCACGCTGCTTTGTTTGCCTATCTGGCGAAGCAGAAGTTCGAGTCGGTCTTCAAGGAGTACTCGGACGACGCCGTGGACGTGGAGCTTCCGCCCCCGCCCCCGCCGCCGCCTCCGCCGCCTCCGCCGCCGCCCCCGACCAATGAGCCCCCGCCTCCGCCGGCGGTGGTCCAGCCGCGTCCTCCGATAGCGCCGCCGCCGGACATCACGCCGCCGCCGCCGCTGCCGATCCCTCCTGTTGAAAAGCGGGTGGAACAGACAGCGCCGCCGGTGATCTCGGCAGCTCCGCCGGTGGCTACGCCGCCGCCGCGCGCTTCGGTGATCACGCGTCCGGACTGGGCCCGCAAGCCCAGCGGTGATGACATGGCCCGGTACTACCCGGACCGTGCCCAACGGATGGAAGTCAACGGCCGCGCGACGATCTCGTGCACCGTGACGGCCAAGGGAACTCTGGAAGGCTGCTCTGTGGTCTCCGAGAACCCCGCCGACTACGGCTTCGGTGAAGCGGCGCTGCGACTGTCGCGCCTCTTCCGGATGAAGCCGAAGACCGTCGACGGTGCACCCGTCGACGGTGGTGCCATCACGGTTCCGATCGTCTTCCAGGTCCCGCAATAG
- a CDS encoding acetyl-CoA C-acetyltransferase, which translates to MPEALIIDACRTPRGIGKVGKGALADFHPQHLAATVLRALADRNGLNTAEVDDIIWGTSTQRGKQGGDLGRMAALDAGYDVRASGMTLDRFCGSGITTVNLAAASIMSGMEDLVIAGGTEMMSYTAATADRTSPGLLDSGNLRLRARHPQSHQGVCADAIATLEGISRQALDELAVVSQQRADQAIREGRFDRALVPVLHEDGSVALDREEFPRPQTTLESLSQLKASFEMMAGVPIDEAGTTLGGLIHQVYPDLKITHVHHAGNSSGVVDGAAAVLLASPAYAAAHGLKPRARVVAMANIGDSPTLMLNAPVPAARKVLAKAGLTVDDIDLWEINEAFAVVAEKFIRDLNLDRDKVNVNGGAMALGHPIGATGSILIGTILDELERRDLKRGLVTMCAAGGMAPAIIIERL; encoded by the coding sequence ATGCCCGAAGCACTCATCATTGACGCCTGCCGCACGCCCCGCGGCATCGGCAAGGTCGGCAAGGGGGCCCTCGCAGACTTTCATCCCCAGCATCTGGCGGCCACCGTCCTGAGGGCACTGGCGGACCGCAACGGTCTCAATACCGCCGAGGTCGACGACATCATCTGGGGCACCAGCACCCAGCGTGGCAAGCAGGGAGGGGATCTGGGTCGCATGGCTGCGCTTGACGCCGGCTATGACGTCAGGGCCAGCGGCATGACCCTCGACCGCTTCTGCGGATCGGGTATCACCACGGTCAATCTTGCCGCGGCCTCGATCATGTCCGGCATGGAGGATCTGGTGATCGCCGGCGGAACCGAGATGATGTCCTACACGGCCGCGACAGCGGACCGGACTTCGCCGGGTTTGCTGGACTCGGGCAATCTACGCCTCCGCGCCCGGCACCCGCAGAGCCACCAGGGCGTCTGCGCCGACGCCATCGCCACTCTTGAAGGCATTTCCCGGCAGGCTCTCGACGAACTGGCCGTTGTCAGTCAGCAGCGGGCCGACCAGGCCATCCGCGAAGGACGCTTCGACCGCGCCCTGGTGCCGGTGTTGCATGAGGACGGCAGCGTCGCCCTCGATCGGGAAGAGTTTCCCCGCCCCCAGACGACCCTCGAGAGCCTGTCCCAGCTGAAGGCCTCGTTCGAAATGATGGCCGGCGTGCCGATCGATGAGGCGGGCACGACCCTGGGCGGTTTGATCCACCAGGTCTATCCAGATCTGAAAATCACCCACGTGCACCACGCCGGCAATTCGTCGGGCGTCGTCGATGGTGCCGCAGCGGTGCTGCTGGCCTCCCCCGCCTATGCCGCTGCCCATGGCCTGAAACCCCGGGCGCGGGTTGTGGCCATGGCCAACATCGGCGACAGCCCGACCCTGATGCTCAATGCCCCGGTCCCGGCCGCCCGCAAGGTCCTGGCCAAGGCGGGACTGACAGTCGACGACATCGATCTCTGGGAAATCAATGAGGCCTTTGCCGTCGTGGCTGAGAAGTTCATCCGCGACCTGAACCTCGACCGGGACAAGGTCAATGTGAATGGCGGGGCCATGGCTCTCGGCCATCCCATCGGGGCGACCGGCTCGATCCTGATCGGGACGATCCTCGACGAGCTGGAACGCCGGGACCTCAAGCGCGGCCTGGTGACCATGTGCGCGGCCGGCGGCATGGCTCCGGCCATCATCATCGAGCGCCTCTGA